A genomic window from Engraulis encrasicolus isolate BLACKSEA-1 chromosome 14, IST_EnEncr_1.0, whole genome shotgun sequence includes:
- the cenps gene encoding centromere protein S: MDDTFGENQRLKAAVHFTTGQICQRIADDGGMKFSKQTIAAIAETAFRQCDIFAKDAEWFARHAKRSTVNVEDIKLLSRRSTALYTHMQQRSEELASAQQERKDKRKKNMTKRKHLDTEEDDVVDQHED; encoded by the exons ATGGATGACACGTTTGGTGAGAATCAG AGATTGAAAGCAGCTGTCCATTTCACCACGGGGCAGATATGTCAACGAATTGCAGATGACGGTGGTATGAAGTTTAGTAAACAAACCATAGCAGCAATAGCCGAAACAGCATTTCGACAGTGTG ACATTTTTGCCAAAGACGCAGAGTGGTTTGCCAG ACATGCCAAAAGAAGCACTGTTAACGTCGAGGACATCAAACTTCTTTCCAGGCGTAGCACCGCCCTT TATACCCACATGCAGCAGAGGTCTGAAGAACTGGCCAGTGCCCagcaggagaggaaagacaagagAAAGAAGAACATGACAAAGAGGAAGCACCTGGACACCGAGGAGGATGATGTTGTTGACCAGCACGAGGACTGA
- the tardbpb gene encoding TAR DNA-binding protein 43 isoform X2 has translation MKMAECYIRVAEDENEEPMEIPAEEDNTVLLSSVSAQFPGACGLRFRSPISQCMRGVRLVEGILHAPENGWQNLIYVVNYPKDNKRKMDEMDAALASKMKRGDQKTSDLIVLGLPWKTSEQDLKDYFATFGEVIMVQVKRDAKTGNSKGFGFVRFTEYETQNKVMSQRHMIDGRWCDCKLPNSKAGPDEPMRCRKVFVGRCTEDISADDLRQFFMQYGEVTDVFIPKPFRAFAFVTFSDDQVAQALCGEDLIIKGVSVHISNAEPKHNNSRAMMERAGRFGNGFGQGFGGTSRSIGGSSSGNLGSFGNFNLNPAMMAAAQAALQSSWGMMGMLASQQGQSTTSGTSTSGQTSSTRGDTQTYSSGGNSNYSTGSTGLGWGTGANSTTSGSGFTSGFGSSMESKSSGWGM, from the exons ATGAAAATGGCCGAGTGTTACATTCGTGTGGCGGAGGATGAAAATGAGGAGCCAATGGAGATCCCAGCGGAGGAGGACAACACCGTGCTGCTGTCCAGTGTTTCGGCACAATTTCCAGGGGCCTGCGGCCTACGCTTCCGGAGCCCTATTTCCCAGTGCATGCGAGGCGTCCGTCTGGTGGAAGGAATTCTTCATGCCCCCGAGAATGGATGGCAAAATCTCATCTATGTCGTCAACTACCCAAAAG ACAACAAAAGGAAGATGGACGAGATGGACGCCGCCTTGGCCTCCAAGATGAAGAGGGGCGACCAGAAGACCTCTGATCTGATTGTGTTGGGGCTGCCGTGGAAGACCTCCGAGCAGGACCTGAAGGACTACTTTGCCACCTTTGGAGAGGTCATCATGGTCCAG GTCAAGCGTGATGCAAAGACTGGCAACTCTAAGGGATTTGGATTCGTGAGGTTCACAGAATACGaaacccagaacaaagtcatgtCCCAGCGCCACATGATCGACGGAAGATGGTGCGACTGCAAGCTGCCCAACTCCAAG GCAGGCCCCGATGAGCCCATGCGGTGCCGGAAGGTGTTTGTGGGACGCTGCACCGAGGACATCTCCGCCGACGACCTCCGCCAGTTCTTCATGCAGTACGGCGAGGTCACAGACGTTTTCATCCCCAAGCCTTTCCGCGCCTTCGCCTTCGTCACCTTCTCGGATGACCAG GTGGCACAGGCACTGTGTGGCGAGGACCTGATCATCAAGGGAGTCAGTGTGCACATCTCCAACGCCGAGCCCAAGCACAACAACAGCAGGGCCATGATGGAGAGGGCGGGGCGCTTTGGCAACGGCTTCGGCCAGGGGTTCGGCGGCACTAGCCGCAGCATAGGCGGCAGCAGCTCCGGCAACCTCGGTAGCTTCGGCAACTTCAACCTGAACCCGGCCATGATGGCCGCGGCGCAGGCGGCCCTGCAGAGCAGCTGGGGCATGATGGGTATGCTGGCCAGCCAGCAGGGGCAGTCCACCACCTCAGGCACCAGCACGAGCGGGCAGACCAGCTCCACGCGCGGAGACACCCAGACGTACAGCTCGGGCGGCAACAGCAACTACAGCACGGGTTCGACCGGGTTGGGGTGGGGCACGGGGGCTAACTCCACCACGAGTGGCAGCGGGTTCACCTCCGGGTTTGGATCCAGTATGGAGTCCAAATCTTCCGGGTGGGGTATGTAA
- the tardbpb gene encoding TAR DNA-binding protein 43 isoform X1: MKMAECYIRVAEDENEEPMEIPAEEDNTVLLSSVSAQFPGACGLRFRSPISQCMRGVRLVEGILHAPENGWQNLIYVVNYPKDNKRKMDEMDAALASKMKRGDQKTSDLIVLGLPWKTSEQDLKDYFATFGEVIMVQVKRDAKTGNSKGFGFVRFTEYETQNKVMSQRHMIDGRWCDCKLPNSKAFSPYSMYDQQAGPDEPMRCRKVFVGRCTEDISADDLRQFFMQYGEVTDVFIPKPFRAFAFVTFSDDQVAQALCGEDLIIKGVSVHISNAEPKHNNSRAMMERAGRFGNGFGQGFGGTSRSIGGSSSGNLGSFGNFNLNPAMMAAAQAALQSSWGMMGMLASQQGQSTTSGTSTSGQTSSTRGDTQTYSSGGNSNYSTGSTGLGWGTGANSTTSGSGFTSGFGSSMESKSSGWGM, from the exons ATGAAAATGGCCGAGTGTTACATTCGTGTGGCGGAGGATGAAAATGAGGAGCCAATGGAGATCCCAGCGGAGGAGGACAACACCGTGCTGCTGTCCAGTGTTTCGGCACAATTTCCAGGGGCCTGCGGCCTACGCTTCCGGAGCCCTATTTCCCAGTGCATGCGAGGCGTCCGTCTGGTGGAAGGAATTCTTCATGCCCCCGAGAATGGATGGCAAAATCTCATCTATGTCGTCAACTACCCAAAAG ACAACAAAAGGAAGATGGACGAGATGGACGCCGCCTTGGCCTCCAAGATGAAGAGGGGCGACCAGAAGACCTCTGATCTGATTGTGTTGGGGCTGCCGTGGAAGACCTCCGAGCAGGACCTGAAGGACTACTTTGCCACCTTTGGAGAGGTCATCATGGTCCAG GTCAAGCGTGATGCAAAGACTGGCAACTCTAAGGGATTTGGATTCGTGAGGTTCACAGAATACGaaacccagaacaaagtcatgtCCCAGCGCCACATGATCGACGGAAGATGGTGCGACTGCAAGCTGCCCAACTCCAAG GCCTTTAGTCCATACTCGATGTATGACCAACAGGCAGGCCCCGATGAGCCCATGCGGTGCCGGAAGGTGTTTGTGGGACGCTGCACCGAGGACATCTCCGCCGACGACCTCCGCCAGTTCTTCATGCAGTACGGCGAGGTCACAGACGTTTTCATCCCCAAGCCTTTCCGCGCCTTCGCCTTCGTCACCTTCTCGGATGACCAG GTGGCACAGGCACTGTGTGGCGAGGACCTGATCATCAAGGGAGTCAGTGTGCACATCTCCAACGCCGAGCCCAAGCACAACAACAGCAGGGCCATGATGGAGAGGGCGGGGCGCTTTGGCAACGGCTTCGGCCAGGGGTTCGGCGGCACTAGCCGCAGCATAGGCGGCAGCAGCTCCGGCAACCTCGGTAGCTTCGGCAACTTCAACCTGAACCCGGCCATGATGGCCGCGGCGCAGGCGGCCCTGCAGAGCAGCTGGGGCATGATGGGTATGCTGGCCAGCCAGCAGGGGCAGTCCACCACCTCAGGCACCAGCACGAGCGGGCAGACCAGCTCCACGCGCGGAGACACCCAGACGTACAGCTCGGGCGGCAACAGCAACTACAGCACGGGTTCGACCGGGTTGGGGTGGGGCACGGGGGCTAACTCCACCACGAGTGGCAGCGGGTTCACCTCCGGGTTTGGATCCAGTATGGAGTCCAAATCTTCCGGGTGGGGTATGTAA